In the Vanacampus margaritifer isolate UIUO_Vmar chromosome 9, RoL_Vmar_1.0, whole genome shotgun sequence genome, GGACTAATAACGGCAGTGGTGTGGCCTATGACTGGCACCAGGCAGCACTTGCAAAGACTCTTCAGCAGACCCCCTACCATCTTTTACCAGAACCTAGCCTTTTCAGCACAGTGCAGCTCTACCGCCAAAACAATAAGCTGTATGGCTCTGTCTTCACTGGTGCAAGCAAATTCCGCTGTAAAGATTGCAGCGCTGCCTATGACACGCTGGTCGGTTTGACAGTCCATATGAATGAGACAGGCCACTATCGAGATGACAATAAGGACAAAGAGGAGGATCGGGGAAAGCGCTGGTCCAAACCCCGCAAACGCTCCCTGATGGAGATGGAAGGCAAAGAGGACGCTCAGAAGGTGCTGAAGTGCATGTACTGTGGCCACTCGTTTGAATCTCTGCAGGATCTCAGTGTTCATATGATCAAGACCAAGCATTACCAGAAAGTGCCTCTCAAAGAACCAGTGCCAGCCTTGGCCACTAAATTGGTACCCTCATCCACCAAAAAACGAGCAATGCAAGATACTATCATTTCCCCTTGCTCTCCAGAGTCTGTTCATACTGGTGGCGGGGGAGGCAATTTATCACTTGGTGATATTAGCAAAGATGCAAAATCAGCAGCTAATCCCTATGTAACAGCAAACAACCGGTATGGCTACCAGAATGGTGCCAGCTACACATGGCAGTTTGAAGCACGAAAAGCTCAGATCCTGAAATGCATGGAGTGTGGAAGCTCTCATGATACGCTGCAACAGCTTACTGCCCACATGATGGTCACAGGTCACTTTTTGAAGGTCACAAATTCTGCATCCAAGAAGGGGAAACAACTGGTGTTTGATCCTGTGGTGGAAGAGAAGATTCAGTCTATCCCACTGCCGCCTACTACCACCAGACTCCCTGTACCTGGTAGTATTAAGTCTCAGCCAGTGTCCCCTGCCCTCTCCTCAGGCTCAGAGGAAAAGAGGGAAGTGAGTGAGGATGAGAAAGTTGAGAGTGGGGAgccagtggagaaaaaaattaaggaaGAGAGAGATGACTCCGGTGAGAAAGTTGAGACTGACACCACATCGTATAAATATCTTAGAGAAGAAGATCTGGAGGAAACTCCTAAAGAAGGTCTAGATATCCTTAAATCCCTTGAAAACACAGTGTCAAGCGCCATTAGCAAAGCTCAGACAGGCACTCCCACTTGGGGTGGATATCCAAGCATTCATGCTGCTTATCAGCTGCAAGGTGCTATAAAGAGCTCGACTACTGTTCTGCCCCCGACCGTCCAGAGTGTCCAGATGCAGCCAATGTTTAACAGTGGGCTTCGTGGGCTTGTGAGTGACTCCAATTCAGTCATCCACTCGCCTCGGAGCCCTTCTTCTCCTACTCCGCTCAGGAGCAATGTCACTGCCATGGAGGAGCTGGTAGAGAAAGTGACAGGGAAAGCTGCTGctgtaaagaaagaaaaggaggagaagatgGTAAGCGTGGAGCGAATCCGACCGCCTTCGTCAATGAAGTCCCCTTCTCCTGCACTGAGGGAGCAAAGAGAGCTACCTTCTCCAAATGACCTGATTGCAGATAAAGCATCTGGAATGAGAAGTACCACTCCGGGTAGTGTAGAATCCGAGCTTATCTGCAAGAAAGAGCCTAAAGAAAGTCTTGTGGATGTCTACAACCACAGTTCAAAGAATGGACCCGAGGTGTGCCAATCGCCGGTGACTAACGGCAACAGTCTCGGCATCATTACTGATCACTCACCAGAAAGTCCTTTTATCAGTCCTCTCAGTGCACTCCAGTCAATCATGAACACACACCTGGGTAAGGCCTCCAAAGCAGTCAGCCCAGCAGCAGACCCGCTGTCCATGCTTTACAAAATCAGTAACAGCATGATGGATAAGCCAGCCTTCAACCCAACACCTCAGGGCAAAACCGCTGAGCCCATCAACCACTTTCCTTTGTATGAAAACAATGACCAGCCCATAGACCTGAGTAAAAACAAGTCTAGCTCTACCAATAACAGTAATAGTAACAATAACAGCAGCAGTAGTGTGGTCAACAATATTGTAAATGGTAACAAACCTATTATTAGCATGCCTGAAACAGTTTCCTCTCCTTTGAGAGAGAATGCTCTAATGGACATCTCTGATATGGTAAAAAACCTCACTGGGAGACTGACTCCCAAATCGTCAACGCCCTCCTCGATCTCAGAGAAATCAGATGCTGATGGGAGCGCATTTGAGGATGCGCTTGAGGATCTCTCCCCAGTGCAGAAGAGAAAAGGCAGGCAATCCAACTGGAATCCCCAACACCTCCTTATCTTGCAGGCACAGTTTGCCTCCAGCTTACGGGAGACCACGGAAGGCCGCTACGCAATGACTGACCTGGGCCCTCAGGAAAGGGTTCACATCTGTAAATTCACAGGCCTCTCCATGACCACAATATCCCACTGGCTAGCTAATGTCAAGTACCAGCTGAGACGGACTGGTGGCACCAAGTTTCTCAAAAACATGGACTCGTGCCAGCCCGTGTTCCTCTGTGGTGACTGCGCTTCCCAGTTCAGGACTCCCTCCTCCTATATCGGCCACCTGGAGTCTCACTTGGGATTCAGCTTGAAGGACCTGTCCAAACTGTCAACTGAACACCTTCGGGAGCAGCAGGCTGCCTCAAAGGTGATCACGGACAAAATGACATTCGGCAGTTCCTTGTCAGCCCTGACTACGTCAGAGGACGACATTGGCTCCGTGTACCAGTGTAGACTTTGCAATCGGACATTCGTCAGCAAACACGCAGTCAAGTTGCACCTCAGTAAAACCCATGGCAAGTCTCCTGAGGACCACCTGGTGTTTGTTACAGCTTTGGAGAAACTAGACAAAATGGAGTCCGTTTAAGGAGGGTGTCATTGAGAAGAGACATTGACTGACTAGAATTTCATTGCACTAAAACAAAATTGTTCACAGTTACTGCACTGGGCCGAACTGAGCCAacagaaaaaggaagaaaaaaaaactattttctgtTGTAATGAATGCCTGACTGGACCATGTTGATATTTGTTTTGCcaaacttttcttctttttcttttttttttaaatacttatttCGTAAGATATTTATATGCTGTTTGTCTTATCTGTGCATGTATTTTAGTGAATCAAGTTTAAACTATGATTTAAATATTCTCATGGCAAAAACACAACTACTGTGTCaatgataaaagtaaaaaatgcaTTGGAAGAATGGAATTATGTACTATACTTGATGTGAAGAAGAAAATTAAATGTATACACCAAAAATGATTAAAGATACCCCGAAAGACTGAAGTAGCACCTTAGACTTTTGAATTTTGCGTTTGTAAAAAGAACAATAATTATGGGTTTCTTTATTGAAACGTTTTGAAGAAGAATGGCCTgctttattgtattaaaaagatTATATGAACATTTGGAACAACTAAAATGCTGCTTCCAGTGAGTCaaaagtggccattttatgcAAGTttgctcaaaaaaacaaaacaaaaaaacttttccttGTTGTGAAGTATCACCTATTGTTAAATTTACTTACTatgattgtttctttttttacttttcctcTTTTTACCGGTGTTGCTTTCAGCTGTCAAGAGAACAGTTGTAAATGATTACCAGTAAAATGTCAGTACTCCCATAAGACATATCTCATCATTTGAAATGACTCTGCAGTCTTTGTATCTTAAGGTGTGTGCATTCTCTAACTTTTATATTGTCATTTTATATACTAAaatgatttggaaaaaaaaaaagattgtgtaCATAGATATATACTGTAGAGTTACAAAGtccttttttaaagaaaatacaaattcaGCTTCTTTGGCTTGGTTTACAGAAATGATTTTAATTATACTTGCATCCGGTTTGATGCATGAAATGGTGTGGAAAACAAATAAGCGATGCACAATGACTAtacatttcaatgttttatcaacaatattgtaaaaaaaaaaacaacaaagaaatgtttttaGCGCCGGTTagattgtttcttttctttctcaatTGTAAAATAAACCCCAAAGCCGTTGTTAACAGTCATACGTTTGTGgttgtgtatttatttgccGTAATGGTGCGTCAAGTTCcgtatgtattttaaaatgctcAGTAGCATCCTCTTTGCTGCACATTAAAGCAATCACAGCAAAATCAAGTCCTAGCCCAGCGTAATACATTTTTCCACCCGCTTTTTCACATGTTCAATTCTTCCCAAATGCTCTTGCTATTTGTTGTGCAATACATCTATTTTTCTCTTTACAGCGTTTAAGAGAAAAATAACTGATGATAGAGCTGCATCATACCACCAATGATTGTAATAATGATGAAGATGAAAGCAATGATAAGCTTAGCTAGTCAGAGTGCCAATTGTGTGCAGAAACTCATGCTCAGCTTGTGACTGGCCTTTCGGAGGGCCTGCTCTGAAGAGccactgttttatttattaatgacaGCAGTGTACTTTAGCCTAAGATCCCATCAGATGAGTGTCTCTTTTGCTTGACATCGTCAACATATTGACTGGTGACGCGGAACCAACtaataaacaacaacatttttttttatgagaccGAAAacgctgtttttgtttgttttttgctcacTTTAATATGATTTTGTGCAGTCATAAAATTAAGAATCAGATACATAACTACTGATACGTttatttggtgtttcaaacaacACTCAAGAGTTGTTGGCAAAAACTGATAATGAATAGGGTTACCACCAAAGACTTACTGTGGgtgtttacatttgtttgtttttatgcaactgtttttttttttggtgtttcaaTCCGAATTCTGTTTAAATAAGTAGGCATTCTTATGAATCTATTCTGATCAAATAGAGTACAATTGTGCATTTGGCAAC is a window encoding:
- the tshz1 gene encoding teashirt homolog 1 yields the protein MPRRKQQEPRRSAAYMPEDELKAPTQEEEEHLQDDGLSLDGQDTEFLCNEEEEDVEGGQALSYRDSPLSNGTNPDAGYGSPLSDASDRLTDFKSTSSRDGHEKEGTPLPFSPNNGLSFQDSLAQMKAVYANLISDASWSSITMDIMKSKSAAASSVNSTLITSEAASSAPVSTATTTTTNKSNGVNIVTSHHNGRGSSTAVSHTGTTTVNTNGTAASSGSIQNATSSSGSSSGGTNNGSGVAYDWHQAALAKTLQQTPYHLLPEPSLFSTVQLYRQNNKLYGSVFTGASKFRCKDCSAAYDTLVGLTVHMNETGHYRDDNKDKEEDRGKRWSKPRKRSLMEMEGKEDAQKVLKCMYCGHSFESLQDLSVHMIKTKHYQKVPLKEPVPALATKLVPSSTKKRAMQDTIISPCSPESVHTGGGGGNLSLGDISKDAKSAANPYVTANNRYGYQNGASYTWQFEARKAQILKCMECGSSHDTLQQLTAHMMVTGHFLKVTNSASKKGKQLVFDPVVEEKIQSIPLPPTTTRLPVPGSIKSQPVSPALSSGSEEKREVSEDEKVESGEPVEKKIKEERDDSGEKVETDTTSYKYLREEDLEETPKEGLDILKSLENTVSSAISKAQTGTPTWGGYPSIHAAYQLQGAIKSSTTVLPPTVQSVQMQPMFNSGLRGLVSDSNSVIHSPRSPSSPTPLRSNVTAMEELVEKVTGKAAAVKKEKEEKMVSVERIRPPSSMKSPSPALREQRELPSPNDLIADKASGMRSTTPGSVESELICKKEPKESLVDVYNHSSKNGPEVCQSPVTNGNSLGIITDHSPESPFISPLSALQSIMNTHLGKASKAVSPAADPLSMLYKISNSMMDKPAFNPTPQGKTAEPINHFPLYENNDQPIDLSKNKSSSTNNSNSNNNSSSSVVNNIVNGNKPIISMPETVSSPLRENALMDISDMVKNLTGRLTPKSSTPSSISEKSDADGSAFEDALEDLSPVQKRKGRQSNWNPQHLLILQAQFASSLRETTEGRYAMTDLGPQERVHICKFTGLSMTTISHWLANVKYQLRRTGGTKFLKNMDSCQPVFLCGDCASQFRTPSSYIGHLESHLGFSLKDLSKLSTEHLREQQAASKVITDKMTFGSSLSALTTSEDDIGSVYQCRLCNRTFVSKHAVKLHLSKTHGKSPEDHLVFVTALEKLDKMESV